One Streptococcus gallolyticus subsp. gallolyticus DSM 16831 DNA window includes the following coding sequences:
- a CDS encoding DEAD/DEAH box helicase, producing the protein MGRMIPGRIRNQGIELYEQGLVDIVSKREEVIQAKVGAHHLQYALEDEQVRCDCDLFAKKKYCEHLAALEYFLKNNTEGKELSDELSSHQEIQQETKKVTSFGSVFLDGLVINDDDTTKYRLAAYGSQSPYSSDYWWTLKINRLPDDRAYVVRDIKAFLAVVKSEGYYQIGKNYFEPLSLIQFDEASKDLIQFLWRVLPDSDRVDLEYILPNHGRNLALTSGTFEEGISLLNELYDFSFEHNHQNYGQLVFRPLDGSEGLLSFKVIVHRQSIELVITEKTFQPLFDNAFLFTNGMIYGLNLKQQKILAAVRSLPIESDLAKHLFFDLDDQAKLAASLLDFKELGVVEAPKSFEIHDFVPSFHLMLNEYQEIALKVTFDYGMVKVSSKRELEDLPFASHFKHEERVFRTLEANGFAASFSSYHAPLANEDLYDFFTNTLEQLERLGKVTLADDLEEMRQFERPQVSVQTNGGLLDISFDFSTIFENDIDDALEALFKNQPYFVNDAGKLVVFDEETQRVSNALQNLRAKQLKNGHLQLEAISAFQISDLFQDNDRVTFSKEVEQLAHDLRHPESFEVTIPNLNTQLRDYQMTGVRWLSMLDHYGFGGILADDMGLGKTLQTIAFLASKLTPETRILILSPSSLIYNWQDEFTRFAPEIDVVVAYGLKAVRDDIISQNHQVVITSYSSFRQDFDEYSQLNFDYLILDEAQVMKNTQTKIAHYLRQFEVKNCFALSGTPIENKLLEIWSIFQIVLPGLLPDKKRFLKMEAKQVARFIKPFIMRRRKEEVLPELPDLIEINYPNELDHKQKAIYLAQLRQMQETIAGASDADINRRKIEILSGITRLRQICDTPSLFMDYNGESGKLDSLRTLLTQIKENGHRALIFSQFRGMLDIAEKEMEKLGLTSYKITGSTPANARQEMTRAFNNGSKDTFLISLKAGGVGLNLTGADTVILIDLWWNPAVEMQAISRAHRIGQKENVEVYRLITRGTIEEKILEMQESKKNLVTTVLDGNETRASMTIEDIKEILGVD; encoded by the coding sequence GTGGGTAGAATGATTCCAGGTCGAATTCGCAATCAGGGAATAGAACTTTACGAACAAGGTTTGGTTGATATTGTTAGTAAACGAGAAGAAGTAATTCAAGCGAAAGTTGGTGCACATCATCTTCAGTATGCTTTAGAAGATGAACAGGTGAGATGTGATTGTGACCTGTTTGCCAAGAAAAAATATTGTGAGCATTTGGCGGCTTTAGAGTATTTCCTAAAAAATAATACAGAAGGCAAAGAGTTGTCAGATGAGCTTAGTTCACATCAAGAAATTCAGCAAGAAACGAAAAAAGTGACCTCATTTGGTAGTGTCTTTTTGGACGGCTTGGTTATCAACGATGACGACACAACAAAATACCGTTTAGCAGCTTATGGTAGTCAGAGTCCCTATTCATCAGATTATTGGTGGACGTTAAAAATTAATCGTTTGCCTGATGACCGTGCTTATGTTGTCCGAGATATTAAAGCCTTTTTAGCGGTTGTTAAAAGCGAGGGCTACTATCAAATTGGGAAAAATTATTTTGAACCCTTGTCTTTGATTCAATTTGATGAAGCTAGTAAAGACTTGATTCAATTTTTATGGCGTGTTTTGCCAGATAGTGACCGTGTTGATTTGGAGTATATTTTGCCAAATCACGGTCGAAATCTTGCGTTGACAAGTGGGACATTTGAGGAAGGCATTTCATTGTTAAACGAGCTTTATGATTTCTCATTTGAACACAATCATCAGAATTATGGGCAACTGGTTTTTAGACCATTAGATGGCTCAGAAGGGCTGTTGTCATTTAAAGTCATTGTTCACCGTCAATCAATTGAACTGGTTATTACAGAAAAAACATTTCAGCCACTTTTTGACAATGCTTTCTTATTCACAAATGGTATGATTTACGGTTTGAATTTGAAGCAACAAAAAATCTTAGCCGCTGTTCGTAGCCTGCCGATTGAGTCTGATTTAGCGAAGCATTTGTTCTTTGATTTGGATGACCAAGCAAAATTAGCTGCTAGTTTGCTTGATTTTAAAGAGCTTGGAGTGGTTGAAGCTCCGAAAAGTTTTGAAATTCATGACTTTGTACCTTCTTTCCATTTAATGTTAAATGAATACCAAGAGATTGCTTTAAAGGTGACTTTTGATTATGGTATGGTTAAGGTCAGTAGTAAACGTGAACTTGAAGACTTACCATTTGCTAGTCATTTTAAGCATGAAGAACGTGTGTTTAGGACTTTAGAAGCCAATGGCTTTGCTGCCTCGTTTTCATCTTACCATGCACCATTGGCAAATGAAGATTTGTACGACTTCTTTACCAATACCTTGGAACAATTGGAACGTTTGGGTAAGGTAACCTTGGCTGATGACCTTGAAGAAATGCGTCAGTTTGAGCGCCCACAAGTTTCTGTTCAGACAAATGGTGGTTTGTTGGATATTTCTTTTGATTTTTCAACTATTTTTGAAAACGATATTGATGATGCCTTAGAAGCACTCTTTAAAAATCAACCTTATTTTGTGAACGACGCTGGTAAATTAGTTGTTTTTGATGAGGAAACACAACGTGTCAGTAATGCTTTGCAAAATTTACGAGCTAAGCAGCTGAAAAATGGGCATTTGCAATTAGAAGCTATTTCAGCGTTCCAAATTTCAGATTTATTCCAAGACAATGACCGTGTGACATTTTCAAAAGAAGTTGAACAGTTGGCGCACGATTTGAGACACCCAGAAAGTTTTGAGGTCACCATTCCAAATTTAAACACGCAGTTACGAGATTATCAGATGACTGGTGTTCGTTGGTTATCTATGCTTGACCATTACGGATTTGGTGGCATTTTAGCTGATGATATGGGACTCGGTAAGACCTTGCAAACAATTGCTTTTCTAGCTTCTAAACTAACGCCAGAGACACGCATTTTGATTCTATCGCCGTCAAGTTTGATTTACAATTGGCAGGATGAATTTACCCGCTTTGCACCAGAAATTGATGTCGTTGTGGCTTACGGTTTAAAAGCAGTGCGTGATGATATTATTTCGCAAAATCATCAGGTTGTGATTACTAGTTATTCCTCTTTCCGTCAAGATTTTGACGAATATAGCCAATTGAATTTTGATTATTTGATTTTGGATGAAGCGCAAGTGATGAAAAATACACAAACGAAGATTGCTCACTATTTGCGCCAATTTGAGGTTAAAAATTGTTTTGCGCTTTCTGGGACACCGATTGAAAATAAATTATTGGAAATCTGGTCAATTTTCCAAATTGTTTTGCCAGGATTATTGCCAGATAAAAAACGTTTCCTCAAAATGGAAGCTAAGCAAGTGGCGCGTTTTATTAAGCCATTTATCATGCGTCGCCGTAAGGAAGAAGTTCTTCCAGAATTGCCAGATTTGATAGAAATTAATTATCCTAATGAGCTTGACCATAAGCAAAAAGCGATTTATTTAGCACAGCTTCGACAAATGCAAGAAACGATTGCAGGAGCATCTGATGCTGATATTAATCGCCGTAAGATCGAGATTCTATCAGGAATTACCCGCTTGCGCCAAATTTGTGACACGCCAAGTCTCTTTATGGATTACAATGGAGAAAGTGGCAAACTAGACAGCCTTCGCACTCTTTTGACACAAATCAAGGAAAATGGACACCGTGCTCTTATCTTTTCACAATTTAGAGGGATGCTTGATATTGCGGAAAAAGAAATGGAAAAGCTTGGCTTAACTTCCTATAAGATTACGGGGTCAACACCAGCGAATGCCCGTCAAGAAATGACACGAGCATTTAATAATGGCTCAAAAGATACCTTCTTAATTTCTTTGAAAGCAGGTGGTGTAGGACTTAACTTGACTGGTGCCGATACCGTTATCTTGATTGACCTTTGGTGGAATCCAGCTGTTGAAATGCAAGCCATTAGCCGCGCCCATCGTATTGGTCAAAAAGAAAATGTCGAAGTTTATCGTTTGATTACACGCGGAACCATTGAAGAAAAAATTCTAGAAATGCAAGAAAGCAAGAAAAATCTTGTAACAACGGTACTTGACGGCAATGAAACACGTGCTAGCATGACCATTGAAGATATTAAAGAAATTTTAGGTGTCGATTAA
- the der gene encoding ribosome biogenesis GTPase Der — protein sequence MALPTVAIVGRPNVGKSTLFNRIAGERISIVEDVEGVTRDRIYTTGEWLNRKFSLIDTGGIDDVDAPFMEQIKHQADIAMTEADVIVFVVSGKEGVTDADEYVSKILYRTNKPVILVVNKVDNPEMRSDIYDFYSLGLGDPYPVSSVHGIGTGDVLDAIVENLPVEEEDENPDIIKFSLIGRPNVGKSSLINAILGEERVIASPIAGTTRDAIDTNFTDSEGQEYTMIDTAGMRKSGKVYENTEKYSVMRSMRAIDRSDIVLMVINAEEGIREYDKRIAGFAHEAGKGIIIVVNKWDTIEKDNHTVVKWEEDIRDQFQFLSYAPIIFVSAATKQRLNKLPDMIKKISASQNKRIPSAVLNDVIMDAIAINPTPTDKGKRLKIFYGTQVSVKPPTFVIFVNEEELMHFSYMRFLENQIRAAFGFEGTPINLIARKRK from the coding sequence ATGGCTTTACCTACTGTTGCTATTGTCGGGCGTCCAAATGTTGGAAAATCGACTTTGTTTAACCGTATCGCAGGTGAGCGCATTTCAATTGTGGAAGATGTCGAAGGTGTTACACGCGACCGCATTTACACAACAGGTGAATGGCTTAACCGCAAGTTTTCATTGATTGATACTGGTGGTATTGATGACGTTGATGCGCCGTTTATGGAACAAATCAAACACCAAGCTGACATTGCGATGACTGAAGCAGATGTTATCGTGTTTGTGGTTTCAGGAAAAGAAGGCGTTACAGATGCTGATGAATATGTTTCAAAAATCTTGTATCGTACTAATAAACCAGTGATTTTAGTGGTCAATAAAGTTGACAACCCTGAAATGCGTAGTGATATTTATGACTTTTACTCACTTGGTCTTGGGGATCCATACCCAGTGTCATCTGTTCATGGGATTGGTACGGGGGATGTCTTGGATGCTATCGTTGAAAATCTGCCTGTTGAGGAAGAGGATGAAAATCCAGATATTATCAAATTCAGTTTGATTGGTCGTCCAAACGTTGGTAAATCAAGTTTGATTAACGCGATTCTTGGTGAAGAACGTGTGATTGCAAGCCCAATTGCAGGGACAACACGTGATGCTATCGACACAAACTTTACGGACAGCGAAGGTCAAGAATATACAATGATTGACACCGCAGGTATGCGTAAATCTGGTAAGGTTTATGAAAATACTGAAAAATATTCAGTAATGCGTTCAATGCGTGCCATTGACCGTTCAGACATTGTTCTTATGGTTATCAATGCCGAAGAAGGAATTCGTGAGTACGATAAACGTATTGCAGGATTTGCTCACGAAGCTGGTAAAGGAATCATTATCGTTGTTAACAAATGGGATACGATTGAAAAAGACAACCATACAGTTGTAAAATGGGAAGAAGACATTCGTGACCAATTCCAATTCTTGTCATATGCACCAATTATCTTTGTTTCAGCAGCGACAAAACAACGCTTGAACAAATTGCCTGATATGATTAAGAAAATTAGCGCAAGCCAAAACAAGCGTATTCCATCAGCTGTGCTTAATGATGTTATCATGGATGCCATTGCTATCAACCCAACACCAACAGATAAAGGGAAACGTTTGAAAATATTCTACGGCACACAAGTTTCTGTTAAACCACCAACGTTTGTTATCTTTGTTAACGAAGAAGAACTCATGCACTTCTCATATATGCGTTTCTTGGAAAATCAAATCCGTGCAGCTTTCGGCTTTGAAGGCACACCAATCAATTTGATTGCCCGCAAACGTAAATAA
- the dnaI gene encoding primosomal protein DnaI, with product MEKIGQTLAKQLRQSRTDLNELTQVILADKEIADFITSNGLTQEQINRSLPKFNQFMVEREKFQNQDESYIAKGYKPALSMNEGYADVIYLETRELVEAKKRQDIKNRVTLIGLPASLKHISTDDLDLGDPNRIEIYNYLNDYQKNLETGTQKGLYVFGNFGVGKSYLMAYLANRLSAKYGKSTTLLHFPTFCVDIKNAINTGTVKEQIDQIKQSEILVLDDIGAEQQSPWIRDDVLQVILQYRMQENLLTFFTSNLDFKGLEEHFAASRSGDETWQAKRVMERIRYLAREIHLQGDNRR from the coding sequence ATGGAAAAAATCGGACAAACCTTGGCTAAACAGCTTCGCCAAAGTCGCACAGACCTTAATGAATTGACCCAAGTTATTTTAGCAGATAAGGAAATTGCTGATTTTATCACGTCAAATGGCTTGACTCAGGAGCAAATTAACCGTAGCCTACCTAAGTTTAATCAATTCATGGTGGAGCGTGAAAAATTTCAAAATCAGGATGAATCCTATATTGCTAAAGGGTACAAGCCTGCTCTTAGTATGAATGAGGGCTATGCAGATGTCATTTATTTGGAAACACGCGAATTAGTTGAGGCTAAAAAACGTCAAGATATTAAAAATCGTGTGACTTTGATTGGCTTGCCAGCTAGTCTCAAACACATTTCAACAGATGATCTTGATTTAGGAGACCCAAATCGTATTGAAATTTACAATTATTTGAACGATTATCAAAAAAATCTTGAGACAGGAACTCAAAAAGGGCTTTATGTTTTTGGAAATTTTGGTGTTGGGAAGTCTTATTTGATGGCTTATCTAGCAAATCGTTTATCTGCCAAGTACGGCAAGTCAACGACTTTGCTTCATTTTCCAACTTTCTGTGTTGATATTAAAAATGCTATCAATACAGGAACGGTGAAAGAGCAAATTGACCAAATCAAACAATCTGAAATTTTAGTTCTTGATGATATTGGGGCAGAACAACAAAGCCCATGGATTCGTGATGATGTTTTGCAGGTTATTTTGCAATATCGAATGCAAGAAAATCTCTTGACATTCTTTACATCAAATCTTGATTTTAAAGGACTTGAAGAACACTTTGCAGCATCACGCTCAGGTGATGAAACGTGGCAAGCAAAGCGTGTTATGGAGCGTATTCGTTATTTGGCTCGTGAAATTCATCTGCAAGGTGATAATCGTCGCTAA
- a CDS encoding DnaD domain protein — MRPIDEFSYIKNNKVLLDSDSLSQLYHPVIGNHAVLLYDYLLAFFDDGVKRHKFSEILNHLQLSMRQVEEAFAILTAVDLLVLYQTRDAYVLKLQPALNRETFLSNPVYRRLLEQEIGDVAVAELDIKIPQEARDISKKFSDIFSAEGTPKPKANVSKNHFDLDSFERLMLRDGLQFKDEKADVVSIYSLADKYTMNWFDTYHLAKSTAINGKISPQRMTVQLEQPKNLKSQGQSKEQFDTKEQVIIREAKQANAREFLEKIKAPRRAVVTESERKLLEELANMSFLDEVINVMVLYTLNKTQSANLNKPYIMKVANDFAYQNITTAEAAVLKMRSFAQRNKDRKAQAKVAKSNVPEWTAKEYKHVATAEEKAKLEELKRSMLED; from the coding sequence ATGAGACCGATCGATGAGTTTTCTTATATCAAAAATAATAAGGTTTTATTAGATTCTGATAGTCTTAGCCAGCTGTATCACCCAGTGATTGGAAATCACGCGGTTTTGCTTTATGATTATTTGTTGGCATTTTTTGATGATGGTGTTAAACGTCACAAATTTAGTGAGATTCTCAATCATTTGCAATTAAGCATGCGTCAGGTGGAAGAAGCTTTTGCAATTTTGACTGCTGTTGATTTGCTTGTTTTGTACCAAACACGTGATGCTTATGTTTTAAAATTGCAGCCAGCTTTGAATCGTGAGACTTTTCTTAGCAATCCTGTCTATCGTCGCTTGTTAGAGCAGGAAATTGGTGATGTTGCAGTGGCTGAGCTGGATATTAAAATTCCGCAAGAGGCTAGAGATATTTCCAAAAAATTCTCGGATATTTTTTCAGCAGAAGGAACACCAAAGCCAAAAGCAAATGTGTCAAAAAATCATTTTGATTTGGATAGCTTTGAGCGTTTGATGTTGCGTGATGGCCTGCAATTTAAAGATGAAAAAGCAGATGTTGTTTCGATTTACAGCCTTGCTGACAAATACACCATGAATTGGTTTGATACCTATCATTTGGCAAAAAGCACGGCTATTAATGGTAAAATTTCACCACAACGAATGACTGTTCAGTTGGAACAACCCAAAAATTTGAAATCACAAGGTCAAAGCAAAGAGCAATTTGACACCAAGGAACAAGTGATTATTCGTGAAGCCAAGCAAGCTAATGCAAGAGAATTTTTGGAGAAAATCAAGGCACCACGTCGTGCAGTGGTTACCGAGAGCGAGCGAAAATTGTTGGAAGAATTAGCCAACATGAGCTTTTTAGATGAAGTAATTAATGTCATGGTGCTTTATACGTTAAATAAAACGCAGTCAGCTAATCTCAATAAACCTTACATTATGAAGGTGGCAAATGATTTTGCTTATCAAAACATTACGACTGCTGAAGCTGCTGTTTTAAAAATGCGCAGCTTTGCCCAACGCAATAAAGACCGTAAAGCACAAGCAAAAGTTGCTAAAAGCAATGTCCCTGAATGGACAGCAAAAGAATACAAGCATGTTGCTACTGCTGAAGAAAAAGCGAAATTGGAAGAACTCAAACGTAGCATGTTAGAAGATTAA
- the nrdR gene encoding transcriptional regulator NrdR, which produces MRCPKCNYNKSSVIDSRQAEDGNTIRRRRECENCHTRFTTFERVEELPLLVIKKDGTREQFSREKILNGIFQSAQKRPVSSDDIEQVVSRIEQKVRSEYEGEVPSTAIGNLVMDELAELDEITYVRFASVYKSFKDVDEIEELLQQITNRVHSKKKRSNLNETDR; this is translated from the coding sequence ATGCGTTGTCCAAAATGTAATTATAATAAATCAAGTGTTATTGATAGTCGCCAAGCTGAAGACGGAAATACCATTAGACGTCGTCGCGAATGTGAAAATTGTCATACACGTTTCACGACTTTTGAACGTGTTGAAGAATTGCCCTTACTAGTCATTAAAAAAGATGGAACGCGTGAACAATTTTCTCGTGAAAAGATTTTAAATGGTATTTTCCAAAGTGCTCAAAAACGTCCAGTATCAAGCGATGATATTGAACAAGTTGTTTCACGTATCGAGCAAAAAGTTCGTAGTGAGTACGAAGGTGAAGTTCCGAGTACAGCCATTGGTAATCTTGTCATGGATGAGTTAGCTGAACTTGATGAGATCACTTATGTGCGTTTTGCCTCTGTTTACAAATCGTTTAAAGATGTTGATGAGATTGAAGAACTTCTACAACAAATTACCAACCGAGTTCATAGTAAGAAGAAAAGAAGTAATTTAAATGAGACCGATCGATGA